One region of Mycobacterium riyadhense genomic DNA includes:
- a CDS encoding formylglycine-generating enzyme family protein, translated as MFTELVDLPGGSFRMGSTSFYPEEAPIHTVTVGPFAVERHPVTNAQFEEFVCATGYVTVAEQQIDPALYPGMDPADIRPGAMVFRPTTGPVDLRDWRQWWEWVAGANWRHPFGPDSDIADKADHPVVQVAYPDAAAYARWAGRRLPTEAEWEYAARAGTTTTYSWGDEPNPDGRLMANTWQGRFPYRNNGALGWVGTSPIGTFPPNGFGLVDMIGNVWEWTATEFSAHHRLDQPPKSCCGPSGPADPNVNQTLKGGSHLCAPEYCHRYRPAARSPQSQDTATTHIGFRCVANSASA; from the coding sequence GTGTTCACAGAGCTGGTTGACCTACCCGGCGGATCCTTCCGCATGGGCTCTACGAGCTTCTACCCGGAAGAGGCGCCGATCCACACCGTGACGGTGGGTCCTTTTGCGGTGGAACGGCACCCGGTGACCAACGCGCAATTCGAGGAATTCGTCTGTGCGACAGGCTATGTGACGGTGGCCGAGCAACAGATCGACCCGGCGCTTTATCCGGGGATGGATCCCGCTGACATACGTCCGGGTGCCATGGTTTTCCGTCCCACAACGGGCCCGGTCGACCTGCGTGACTGGCGGCAATGGTGGGAATGGGTCGCGGGGGCGAATTGGCGCCACCCGTTCGGGCCGGACAGCGATATCGCGGACAAGGCCGACCACCCGGTTGTGCAGGTGGCGTATCCCGACGCCGCTGCCTACGCGCGGTGGGCGGGGCGGCGACTGCCGACCGAGGCCGAATGGGAGTATGCGGCTCGCGCCGGAACCACGACGACCTACTCGTGGGGCGACGAACCCAACCCCGACGGTCGACTGATGGCCAACACCTGGCAGGGCAGGTTCCCGTACCGCAATAACGGCGCGCTCGGTTGGGTGGGAACGTCGCCGATAGGGACGTTCCCACCCAACGGATTCGGCCTGGTCGACATGATCGGAAACGTGTGGGAGTGGACCGCCACGGAGTTTTCCGCACACCACCGGCTTGATCAGCCGCCGAAGTCCTGTTGCGGGCCCTCGGGCCCCGCAGATCCAAACGTCAACCAGACTTTGAAGGGCGGCTCGCACTTGTGCGCGCCGGAGTACTGTCACCGCTACCGGCCGGCCGCGCGTTCACCGCAGTCGCAGGACACCGCGACTACCCACATCGGGTTTCGCTGTGTGGCGAATTCGGCGTCCGCCTAA
- a CDS encoding DUF4436 domain-containing protein: protein MTTDASPISPPTTRHAVAPNKSRKPRIVIGVGVLVAIVVAYVLSLVGVHLLEKSEGPLPPLDLGAAGATETIVQMRLEELKTVANRLTVNVLVYPGDELYDKRFDVLTTDIAVRLYPRSELGDLRFPAGQTPAQVSTTIEAHGDPGNWPFDSYKTEELSADVLVGSGDNRKKIPARVEVTGSLDGWDATVTRVREASGPPSPRIRDNPDVIVELRRAKGPLIFDLGICVVLVSLPTLALLVAVPMALGRRKFLPPFATWYAANLFAIVPLRNILPGAPPPGAWIDQAIVQWVLIALTVAMSLYIFAWVRQSD from the coding sequence ATGACCACCGACGCTTCGCCAATATCGCCGCCGACGACCCGGCACGCAGTGGCTCCAAACAAGTCGCGAAAGCCGCGCATCGTGATCGGTGTGGGCGTTCTGGTGGCGATTGTCGTCGCCTACGTGCTTTCGCTGGTCGGCGTTCATTTGCTGGAGAAATCAGAGGGCCCGCTACCTCCGCTCGACCTGGGTGCGGCCGGGGCGACGGAAACCATCGTGCAGATGCGCCTCGAAGAGCTAAAGACCGTGGCAAATCGCCTCACGGTCAACGTGCTCGTCTATCCCGGGGATGAACTGTACGACAAGCGCTTTGACGTGCTGACCACCGACATCGCGGTGCGCTTGTATCCGCGAAGCGAGCTGGGGGACTTGCGATTCCCGGCGGGGCAAACACCCGCTCAAGTGTCGACCACGATCGAGGCCCATGGCGATCCCGGCAACTGGCCGTTCGACTCGTACAAAACCGAGGAACTTTCGGCCGATGTCTTGGTCGGGTCTGGCGATAACCGAAAAAAGATTCCCGCCCGTGTGGAAGTGACCGGATCACTGGACGGGTGGGACGCGACCGTCACCCGCGTTCGCGAGGCCAGCGGCCCCCCGTCCCCTCGGATTCGTGACAATCCGGACGTGATCGTCGAGTTGCGCAGGGCGAAGGGCCCGCTGATCTTCGACCTGGGCATCTGCGTTGTCCTCGTCAGCCTGCCTACCCTGGCGCTGTTGGTGGCCGTCCCGATGGCATTGGGTAGGAGGAAGTTCTTGCCGCCGTTCGCAACGTGGTATGCGGCGAACCTGTTCGCGATCGTTCCGCTGCGCAACATCCTTCCCGGCGCGCCACCACCCGGTGCGTGGATCGACCAAGCCATCGTGCAATGGGTGCTGATCGCGCTGACGGTGGCGATGAGCTTGTATATCTTCGCCTGGGTCCGGCAATCGGACTGA
- a CDS encoding DUF4436 domain-containing protein → MADDVPQAESPPEPKHTSRRKHLVLDVGIIVGVVVVYVFSLLGYHWLASTPGPLPKPDVGTNDDTVVLLRFEQLHTVSNRLDVKVLVMPDDSMIDKRLDVLTVDTSVRLYPENDLGDLQYPVGKSPAQVATTIEAHGDPGNWPFDTYTTDIIQADVLVGAGENRQYKPARVEVTGSLEGWDISATRVGDSSQTSDRPDNVIITLKRAKGPLVFDLGICLVLFTLPTLALFVAIQMLTGRREFLPPFGTWYAAMLFAVVPLRTILPGSPPAGSWIDQAVVIWVLIALATAMVVYIAAWYRHSR, encoded by the coding sequence GTGGCCGATGACGTCCCTCAGGCCGAGTCGCCTCCCGAACCCAAGCACACGTCGCGAAGAAAGCACCTCGTGCTCGATGTCGGCATCATCGTGGGCGTTGTCGTTGTTTACGTCTTTTCGCTGCTCGGTTATCACTGGCTAGCCAGCACGCCGGGACCGCTGCCTAAGCCGGATGTCGGAACCAACGACGACACCGTGGTCTTGCTGCGCTTCGAGCAGCTACACACCGTTTCAAATCGCCTTGACGTGAAAGTCCTTGTGATGCCCGATGATTCGATGATCGACAAGCGTCTTGACGTGTTGACTGTCGACACTTCGGTGCGTTTGTATCCCGAGAATGACCTGGGCGATCTGCAGTACCCGGTAGGCAAGTCGCCGGCGCAGGTTGCGACCACCATCGAGGCGCACGGCGACCCAGGTAACTGGCCGTTCGACACTTACACCACCGACATCATCCAGGCCGATGTGCTGGTGGGAGCTGGTGAAAACCGTCAATACAAACCCGCCAGAGTCGAAGTGACCGGATCGTTGGAGGGGTGGGACATCAGCGCCACTCGGGTGGGAGACAGCAGCCAGACTTCCGATCGCCCGGACAACGTCATCATCACGCTAAAGCGGGCCAAGGGTCCGTTGGTGTTCGACCTCGGAATCTGCCTGGTCCTGTTTACCTTGCCGACGCTGGCATTGTTCGTGGCCATTCAGATGCTCACTGGCCGCAGAGAATTCTTGCCGCCGTTTGGGACCTGGTACGCCGCGATGCTGTTCGCGGTCGTGCCCTTGCGCACCATCCTCCCCGGTTCGCCTCCGGCGGGTTCGTGGATCGACCAAGCCGTGGTGATATGGGTGCTGATAGCGCTGGCCACTGCCATGGTGGTGTACATCGCCGCGTGGTACCGACACTCGCGGTAG
- a CDS encoding type II toxin-antitoxin system Phd/YefM family antitoxin, which produces MRELRQNPAPVLRAVEAGAEVIVSVNGRPVARIVPIEAPAWVDGDRAAHIYAAEVDTQWEADLELAREDETLADPWK; this is translated from the coding sequence ATGCGAGAGCTTAGGCAGAACCCCGCTCCGGTACTGCGGGCCGTGGAGGCGGGCGCAGAAGTAATCGTGTCGGTGAACGGGCGCCCGGTGGCGCGGATAGTGCCCATCGAAGCGCCGGCGTGGGTTGACGGTGATCGCGCCGCGCACATCTACGCCGCCGAAGTGGACACTCAGTGGGAGGCCGATCTGGAATTAGCCCGCGAGGACGAGACGCTTGCCGACCCCTGGAAATAA
- a CDS encoding PIN domain-containing protein: protein MPTPGNKRALLDTSVLVADDVNLSGLVCQVSAVSYAELHFGVQAATSEAVRLARQHRLTLIQATYGHGLAFSDDAAHHYGLLCARLRQFGRSPRGRALDLMIAATALSLGVPLVTRNVGDVVRLGVAVLER, encoded by the coding sequence TTGCCGACCCCTGGAAATAAGAGGGCGCTGCTGGACACCAGCGTGCTTGTCGCCGACGATGTGAACCTGTCCGGCCTGGTCTGCCAGGTCAGTGCCGTCAGTTATGCGGAGCTGCACTTCGGGGTGCAGGCCGCCACTAGCGAGGCGGTGCGCCTGGCGCGACAGCACCGTCTGACGTTGATTCAAGCAACGTACGGGCACGGGTTGGCGTTTAGCGACGACGCCGCTCACCATTACGGCCTGCTGTGTGCGAGGCTGCGCCAGTTCGGCCGCAGTCCGCGTGGGCGGGCGCTCGATCTCATGATCGCGGCGACCGCCTTGAGTCTCGGTGTCCCTTTGGTGACCCGGAACGTTGGAGACGTCGTTCGACTCGGCGTCGCCGTACTAGAACGCTGA
- the rplN gene encoding 50S ribosomal protein L14: MIQQESRLKVADNTGAKEILCIRVLGGSSRRYAGIGDVIVATVKDAIPGGNVKRGDVVKAVVVRTVKERRRPDGSYIKFDENAAVIIKPDNDPRGTRIFGPVGRELREKRFMKIISLAPEVL, encoded by the coding sequence GTGATTCAGCAGGAATCGCGGCTGAAGGTCGCCGACAACACCGGCGCCAAGGAGATCTTGTGCATCCGGGTGCTCGGCGGTTCGTCGCGACGCTATGCCGGCATCGGTGATGTCATCGTCGCCACCGTCAAGGACGCCATCCCCGGCGGCAACGTCAAGCGGGGCGATGTCGTCAAGGCCGTGGTGGTGCGCACCGTCAAGGAACGCAGGCGTCCCGACGGCAGCTACATCAAGTTCGACGAGAACGCGGCAGTGATCATCAAGCCGGACAACGACCCTCGTGGGACCCGGATCTTCGGGCCCGTCGGCCGCGAACTGCGGGAGAAGCGGTTCATGAAGATCATTTCGCTGGCCCCGGAGGTGTTGTAG
- the rplX gene encoding 50S ribosomal protein L24, whose product MKVHKGDTVLVISGKDKGAKGKVLQAYPDRNRVLVEGVNRIKKHTAISTNQRGARSGGIVTQEAPIHVSNVMVVDSDGKPTRIGYRVDEETGKRVRISKRNGKDI is encoded by the coding sequence ATGAAGGTCCACAAGGGCGACACCGTGCTGGTGATCTCCGGCAAGGACAAGGGCGCCAAGGGCAAGGTGCTGCAGGCCTACCCGGACCGCAACCGGGTACTGGTCGAAGGCGTCAACCGGATCAAGAAGCACACCGCGATTTCGACCAACCAGCGCGGCGCCCGCTCGGGCGGAATCGTGACCCAGGAAGCGCCCATTCACGTCTCCAACGTGATGGTGGTCGACTCCGACGGCAAGCCCACTCGGATCGGATATCGAGTGGATGAGGAGACCGGCAAGCGGGTCCGCATCTCCAAGCGCAACGGCAAGGACATCTAG
- the rplE gene encoding 50S ribosomal protein L5 — MTTSESPVKTQPRLKERYRNEIRDALHKQFGYGNVMQIPTVTKVVVNMGVGEAARDAKLINGAVSDLALITGQKPEIRRARKSIAQFKLREGMPIGARVTLRGDRMWEFLDRLTSIALPRIRDFRGLSPKQFDGIGNYTFGLAEQSVFHEIDVDKIDRVRGMDINVVTSATNDDEGRALLRALGFPFKEN, encoded by the coding sequence ATGACCACTTCGGAAAGTCCCGTGAAGACGCAGCCGCGTTTAAAAGAGCGCTACCGCAACGAGATTCGCGATGCGCTGCACAAGCAATTCGGCTACGGCAACGTCATGCAGATCCCGACGGTGACGAAGGTCGTGGTCAACATGGGGGTTGGCGAGGCCGCCCGCGATGCCAAGCTGATTAATGGCGCGGTAAGCGATCTGGCTCTGATCACCGGGCAGAAACCCGAGATCCGCCGGGCCCGCAAGTCGATCGCGCAGTTCAAGTTGCGGGAGGGCATGCCCATCGGCGCCCGGGTCACGCTTCGCGGCGACCGGATGTGGGAGTTCCTCGACCGGCTCACCTCGATCGCGCTGCCGCGTATCCGTGACTTCCGCGGGTTATCGCCCAAGCAGTTCGACGGTATTGGCAACTACACCTTCGGGCTGGCCGAGCAGTCGGTGTTCCACGAGATCGATGTGGACAAGATCGACCGGGTCCGCGGCATGGACATCAACGTCGTCACCTCGGCGACGAACGACGACGAAGGGCGAGCGTTATTGCGGGCCCTCGGGTTTCCCTTCAAGGAGAACTGA
- a CDS encoding type Z 30S ribosomal protein S14, with translation MAKKALVNKAARKPKFAVRGYTRCSKCGRPRAVFRKFGLCRICLREMAHAGELPGVQKSSW, from the coding sequence ATGGCAAAGAAGGCATTGGTCAACAAGGCCGCACGCAAGCCCAAATTCGCGGTGCGCGGTTACACGCGCTGCAGCAAATGCGGTCGCCCACGCGCGGTGTTCCGCAAGTTCGGGCTGTGCAGGATCTGCCTGCGCGAGATGGCGCATGCGGGCGAGTTGCCCGGCGTGCAGAAGAGCAGCTGGTGA
- the rpsH gene encoding 30S ribosomal protein S8: MTMTDPIADFLTRLRNANSAYHDEVSLPHSKLKANIAQILKNEGYISDFRTEDARVGKSLVVQLKYGPSRERSIAGLRRVSKPGLRVYAKSTNLPRVLGGLGVAIISTSSGLLTDRQAARQGVGGEVLAYVW, from the coding sequence ATGACCATGACGGACCCGATCGCAGACTTCTTGACCCGTCTGCGCAATGCCAATTCGGCCTACCACGACGAGGTGAGCCTGCCGCACTCGAAGCTCAAGGCCAACATCGCCCAGATCCTCAAGAACGAGGGATACATCAGCGACTTCCGTACCGAAGACGCTCGCGTCGGCAAATCGCTGGTCGTGCAGCTCAAATACGGACCCAGCCGGGAGCGCAGCATCGCGGGTTTGCGGCGAGTATCCAAGCCCGGGCTACGGGTGTACGCGAAATCCACCAACCTGCCACGGGTTCTCGGCGGCCTGGGCGTGGCGATCATTTCGACCTCGTCGGGCCTGCTCACCGACCGTCAGGCAGCCAGACAGGGCGTGGGCGGCGAAGTCCTCGCATACGTGTGGTGA
- the rplF gene encoding 50S ribosomal protein L6: MSRIGKQPIPVPAGVDVTIDGQNVSVKGPKGTLDLTVAEPITVSRNDDGAIIVTRPDDERRNRSLHGLSRTLLSNLVTGVTQGYTTKMEIFGVGYRVQLKGSNLEFALGYSHPVVIEAPEGITFAVQAPTKFTVSGIDKQKVGQISANIRRLRRPDPYKGKGVRYEGEQIRRKVGKTGK, encoded by the coding sequence ATGTCGCGCATTGGTAAGCAGCCGATCCCGGTACCGGCCGGGGTCGACGTAACGATCGACGGTCAGAACGTCTCGGTGAAGGGCCCCAAGGGCACCCTGGATTTGACGGTCGCCGAGCCAATCACGGTGTCGCGCAACGACGACGGTGCCATCATCGTCACCCGTCCCGACGACGAGCGGCGCAACCGTTCACTGCACGGGCTGTCGCGCACCTTGTTGTCCAACCTGGTCACCGGTGTGACGCAGGGTTACACCACCAAGATGGAGATCTTCGGGGTCGGCTACCGCGTGCAGCTCAAGGGCTCCAATCTGGAGTTCGCGCTGGGGTACAGCCACCCGGTCGTGATCGAAGCCCCCGAGGGCATCACGTTCGCGGTCCAGGCCCCGACGAAGTTCACGGTGTCTGGGATCGACAAGCAGAAGGTCGGCCAGATTTCGGCGAATATCCGCCGTCTGCGTCGTCCCGACCCTTACAAGGGCAAGGGCGTGCGCTACGAGGGCGAGCAGATTCGCCGCAAGGTCGGAAAGACAGGTAAGTAG
- the rplR gene encoding 50S ribosomal protein L18, which produces MAQSVSEARRVARLRRHARLRKKISGTGARPRLVVHRSARHIHVQLVNDLNGTTVAAASSIEADVRGLQGDKKARSVRVGQLIAERAKAAGIDTVVFDRGGYTYGGRIAALADAARENGLSF; this is translated from the coding sequence ATGGCGCAATCAGTCTCCGAGGCCCGACGAGTCGCTCGGCTGCGCCGCCACGCGCGGCTGCGTAAGAAGATCTCCGGCACCGGCGCGCGCCCTCGGTTGGTGGTGCACCGGTCCGCACGGCACATTCACGTGCAGCTCGTCAACGACCTCAACGGCACCACCGTCGCTGCCGCCTCATCGATCGAGGCCGACGTGCGCGGCCTGCAGGGCGACAAGAAGGCCCGCAGCGTGCGGGTCGGACAGCTGATCGCCGAGCGCGCCAAGGCGGCCGGCATCGACACCGTGGTATTCGACCGCGGCGGATACACCTACGGCGGACGGATCGCGGCCCTGGCCGATGCCGCACGCGAGAACGGATTGAGTTTCTGA
- the rpsE gene encoding 30S ribosomal protein S5 — translation MAEQPAGGGDSRESRDGRGRRDGGGRSSRDRDGDKGNYLERVVAINRVSKVVKGGRRFSFTALVIVGDGNGMVGVGYGKAKEVPAAIAKGVEEARKGFFRVPLIGGTITHPVQGEAAAGVVLLRPASPGTGVIAGGAARAVLECAGVHDILAKSLGSDNAINVVHATVAALKMLQRPEEVAARRGLPIEDVAPAGMLKARRESDALASAVAAREAQASGAQP, via the coding sequence ATGGCGGAGCAGCCGGCAGGCGGTGGCGACAGCCGCGAGTCCCGCGACGGGCGGGGACGCCGCGACGGCGGTGGCCGCAGCAGTCGTGATCGGGACGGCGACAAGGGCAACTATCTGGAGCGCGTGGTCGCCATCAACCGCGTCTCCAAGGTGGTCAAGGGTGGTCGGCGTTTCAGCTTCACCGCTCTGGTCATCGTGGGCGACGGCAACGGGATGGTCGGTGTCGGCTACGGCAAGGCCAAGGAGGTTCCGGCCGCGATCGCCAAGGGTGTCGAGGAGGCCCGCAAGGGCTTCTTCCGGGTGCCGCTGATCGGCGGCACCATCACCCACCCGGTGCAGGGCGAAGCGGCTGCCGGCGTGGTGCTATTGCGCCCGGCCAGCCCGGGTACCGGGGTGATCGCCGGTGGCGCCGCCCGTGCGGTGCTGGAATGCGCCGGGGTGCACGACATTCTGGCCAAGTCTCTGGGCAGCGACAACGCCATCAACGTGGTGCATGCGACCGTCGCCGCCCTCAAGATGCTGCAGCGTCCCGAGGAGGTGGCGGCACGGCGTGGCCTGCCGATCGAGGACGTCGCTCCTGCGGGGATGCTGAAAGCGCGCCGCGAAAGCGACGCACTCGCCAGTGCGGTCGCGGCACGAGAGGCCCAAGCGTCGGGGGCACAACCATGA
- the rpmD gene encoding 50S ribosomal protein L30, with protein MSQLKITQVRSTIGARWKQRESLRTLGLRKIRHSVIREDNAATRGLIAVVRHLVEVEEAK; from the coding sequence ATGAGTCAGTTGAAGATCACCCAGGTGCGCAGCACCATCGGTGCGCGGTGGAAGCAGCGCGAGAGCCTACGCACTTTGGGTTTGCGGAAAATCCGCCACTCGGTGATCCGTGAGGACAACGCAGCAACCCGCGGGCTGATCGCGGTGGTGCGGCACCTCGTCGAGGTGGAGGAGGCCAAGTGA